The stretch of DNA CATAGTCTCTCCTTTAGTTTAAAAATAGCTTACCGAAGTAAGCTATTTATATATTTTAAATTTATTATTCAGCTATTTCAGCAACTACTCCTGATGCTACTGTTCTTCCACCTTCTCTGATTGAGAATCTTAATCCTGTTTCAATCGCGATTGGGTGAATTAATTCTACTGATACTGAA from Streptobacillus canis encodes:
- a CDS encoding EF-Tu C-terminal domain-related protein — encoded protein: SVSVELIHPIAIETGLRFSIREGGRTVASGVVAEIAE